The genomic stretch CCCTTTCCTGTCTTATAGATGACTCAACGCCTTCCTGAACTCGGACATGCAGATGCTTTAAATTTGATGATAGAATGAAACCCTTGGCAGAATGGCAGCACAAACGATGTATCAGAGAACTCACTAGCATAAATATCATCTACTAACCGCTGATAAGAGATACTTTCATTGCTGCTACTATTGCAATTCCTATGTGATAGAATCAATTGTGCAataatttgtttattgcaagtGCTAGCAGCATACCCTTCACTAATGCCACCATATAACTCCCCACACTGAATTAGCAATTTTCTAAAGATTGAGCCTTGAGTGACCAGGATAAGGTCGTGGGAGACTAACCAGATAATGCTGATATTATTTAATCTCCTACATCAAGTTCTCCTTCACCAAGAGGTACCTGAATATGGTCTTGCCGCATCAGTATGGAATAAAGCTCAAAACTATGCATGCTCTTCTGGTTGTAGTCCTCCAAATGCACAACCATACCGACCCCAAGTCCAAGCTAGTGTACTATGTTAACAGGTGCATTAGTACTGAGCAATTGGTGTTTCGTTTGAAACTGGCCAAATATTGCTCAACACTTGGTGACCTCTAATGGACATGCACAAATCTGAGATACAGACCAAAACAACAAGGCCACCTGAGCATGCATTCAACACATACTTTATGTGTTTTTTTCTGCTAGCGAAGGGCCCTCTTTTGACGTTGGAGGCCCATGAAGAAAACACATTGGGCCTTCTCAGCCTCGCTGCGCCAAGCATCACGAAACGTCCATTCGACTGTCTTCCTCCCATAAACACTCGAAATACTACTATATTTTAtccaaaaaagagaaaatattaTTCTTCTTAGGAGGAGGAAAGGAATTTGACAAACAAATACCCGAGCGTTGATTGGCCTCTGTACGACGGGAGCCTGTCAATTGATCAAGTGAGCGTTGGCGGGTGGCGTTGCGCCATGGAAGACCGATATCATCACCACTTCGTCACCGTCTTGTGCGTGTGGGTCTCACTCTCATGTACTGCCGGAGCCGGGTGACCAACAACAGCTAACACCCAGTACCACCGGCCCGGTTCACCGGCACGTTGCAAATGCAGATGCGTGCGTGTGAACCTGAGCTCCCTCCTTTCCCGACACATCGCCACATCCAGGACGCCAGATCGCCGCGCGCACGAGTGCGGCGTGCAGGCAGGCAGCGCGGCGCGGCGAGGACAAGGCACGCTGCCGATCTGGACCCGTCCGTCCGTCCTCTGACCCCCACTCCTGCCCGGTCGCCACGAAGACGAAGACACAAAGACACAGTACAGTCTGCAGTAGTACTAGTTTAACACGTCGGATGGATCGATCGGAATCCAAGACAGGGATGACCTGTGAGATCTGGCATGGCAGCTGAGCGAGATCAGAGATGGGCATAGCGTAAAAAATTCCCGTTTCCTTGTGCTGGCTGGCATCTTGAGCTGGGCTGGCACGCACGCACCTGCCCTGCGGCCTGCGGGCGGCAGACGCAGACGGATCCGCCCCTCACCAGGCTGGCCGGCCGCATTATTTTCTCGCGCGGCGCGCCGAGGCCCCCTGCTTCCGGCGCGCCCCAACATGCCATTGCCATGCCATGCCGCGCCCTGCAGATCTCGCGGCTCGGCcaccgcaccgcaccgcaccgcaccgcacGAGATAATATTCTTCCGCGGGACCGCATCAGCAGCGCCGTCTGGTCATCGGACAAGGACGACGAAGCAGCCTGCCTGCCTGATGCATGCATCGATCGGTGCACCCCGGCCCGCGACACCGGCGCCGGATCCGTCCAAGGCGCCCGGTCCTTGTCCGGGAGATCGAACAAGAGAGGCGGAGGCCGGACCCGGACCGCCGACTCCGATTTGGTgcggtgtggtgtggtgtgccGAGCCGATCGACGCCCATGCATGGCGCCGTGTCAGCGTCACACGGATCCCATGGAGCCAGCGACCAAAACAGTTCTGCCTGCTCGTACTACTCCACTAGTACAGTTTATACGCTGCACTGTTTGGATCGGCTACCGAGCCACGATGTCATTATCGATACTAGGTTTCTTGTAAATTGTTGCTCCTATCGCTCGTCGAAAACGCAatgaaatgaaaacaaaaacaccTGGGAAATTCCCCTGCGGTTCCTGCTGGCCGGCACTTGATTGACTTCGCTCGATCTCGGTGTCAGCAGATCCAATCCAAACGTGTTGTGGTCATCATCAGAACCTGCAAGTCAACCCTGCCGGCAGTTGCTGCCTGGGTGCCTCGATCCCATTCCTCctagtacgtacgtacgtacgtacgtgccACATCGTAAGCAGGCGGTGACCGAGACCGACCGACTGGATCCGGATCCGGGCAATTCGTGCAGGTCAAGCAGCGCGTGAATAAGTGAAGCCATAAGGCAGGCTGCCGGCCCCTGTTCGACAACGACGTGGCCTCGACCGACACGACAGCACGCCATCGATCTGCCGCGCCGTACGTACGCGCGCCCCGGCCCGTCGGTCGTCGGCGAGGCTCCATCTCGtaccggtgccggtgccggtgctctCAACAAGCTTGTGCCAGGTTCAGCACACGGCCAGGCAGGCAGACAGAGATGAGAGGATAACACATCCAAGAGGGTAGATAGAGCAAGACATAAAATTACCGAATCATGGCACGCTTGTAGTAACAATTATCACTTTCCATTTCTGCAAGAGGATCGTCGGAGATCCCGCCATtatttgcttgcttgcttgctgtAAGCAATCGAAGGTTCCATCATACAATAATCATGGCAATAACTACGTATCCGGGATGTCAGTTACTCACTATCACAGTCTCACTGCACTcattaaaaaggaaaaaaaaaagaaaaagaaaaccgcCATTATATGTTTACTGGGTCATAGATCAGGCAATGCATGGGGCTTCCCATGTGCAGTGTTGGACACGGCCACACGGGACACATGCTGAAGCTCACGGAGGCGAACCCACCGGGCACGGTCCACGTGCCCGACCAACACCGGGAAAAACTTTGACCCGGCCCATGCTGCTTCAGGTCCAGAACCCCATATCCTGTTTGATACAAAGGGCTTGTTTAAATGCGAAAacattttagattttgataccgtagcactttcgtttttatttgacaaacattgtctaatcatagagtaactaggcttaaaagattcgtctcgcgatttacaaacaaactgtgtaattaatttttatttttacctatatttaatactccatgcatgtgccgcaaaattcgatgtgatgaggaatcttgtaaagttttgagtttttgggtgcatctaaacaaggccaaagtgtTTTTAGAGTTTCGGAAAGTATATATATCACGATTCGATGAAGTATTTTAGTTTTGGCGTGCTATAAATAAAGTGtttagatgcataaataaaatttatGGTTATGAAAACCATAGCACATCGACGTGTGTCCGTCCACCCATCGGATCGAAAACTCCAAAGCACGGAGGCGTGCGGCTCCTGAGATCGACCGGCATTTTTACGTGCAAAATGCATACAGCAACTCTCCACACGAGCACCCCAGAAGATACTCGCTCAAGCGCAAGCAAAGACaaaaacttaaaataaaaaagaaaaaaaattactcCAGCTGGAAGCTGTACTACTAGTACCACccacttgcgcacctgtctccAGCGTTCctattgggccttgtttacttccaaaaaattttgcaaaatataaataatagcactttcgtttgtatttaacaaatattgtctaattatggactaactaggctcaaaagattcgtctcgtcaattccgaccaaactatgcaattagtttttattttcatctatatttaatactccatgcatacgtctaaagattcgatgtgacggagaatctgaaaaattttgcaaaatttttgggaactaaacaaagccttggtGGACCGAGCTTGCTTACGCCTAGGCTTAGCTTAGCTCTCCCTCTCCCCCCACCATTTCATATTTTTCCCCTCTAACCTCACACGAAAAAAATCCGATTAGTTAACGCGATCCAGCGCTGTATATAAACCGGCCCCCGCGCGCGCTTGCGACAAGCATCATCGCCCCCATAGAGAGAGGAGGCCCAGACACCGAGGGGGAAAAAGGAGAACAGCCgctgagagagaaagagagagggacagctagagagagagagagagagggactgCCAGCGGTGCAGGGGGTGGTGGTGTGgggtgtggtggtggtggtggggatggAGAGCGAGATGGCGGACgcgccggccgcggcggcgatCCCCGCCGCTGAGCCGCTCGCGGCGGTGGCggaggaaggggaaggggacGCGGAGaagggggcgggggcgggggcggccgAGGCGGTGGGGTCCACCCTCACCATGGAGCGCGTCGCCGCCGCGAAGAAGTTCATCGAGAACCACTACCGCTCGCAGATGAAGAACATCCAGGAGCGCAAGGAGAGGTAACTGTCAACCGGCCCCGCTGATCCGATCTCCATCTCCCGCACGCGCCCGCGGCCACGGCTTGCTCGCGCGCGGGCGGCTGGGCTAGATCTCGCGCGCTGCGAGCTCGATCGAGGTGTCTGAGCTGGGGTTGGCCGTCGTCCGAGCTCCCGCCGCTGGAGCTTGCCCGTCCGGGCTGCTGGTTTTGGGCGCCAGCTTCTCGCTGCTTGCTTCTGGAATGCAGGCCACGTTGTACTAGTTCTAGAATAGCCTGTGGTGTGGTGCAACGTTATAGGGAATTGACGCCTCTGCCTGCAATTTGAGGCCCGAGGTCCACGTCGCATGGTTTAGGGATGATTGATAGTTCCATCACGGGGAGGACGGTAGAGCTGGGTGCACTAGTTATTTTTGAATGCTTAGTGTCTGCTAAATGCATCAGGCAAAGTTAGTTCAAATTGCTCGCATGGAGTAGTTCTTTTGGCGCTAAGAGCTGTTATGCTGAGCTTCTAGTGCTCCCTGACATCGGAGTTGTTTGTGTTGGTTTCAAATCACTATTAGCCTGATAGTTTTGGTGTAACTAGAACATGTCCCCTGCTGCTTGTGAACTGAGAGTGGACTATTTGGGCATTCTCATTTCTCATGGTCTTTCCATTAATAGGCAGTGTATGATGATGCATACTCTTTAAAACACACTTGTTCTATTAATCATGCTAGAAATTAACTTATGGAAATCATTCATTAATTATTATACATCACAACATTTCCAGCTTTGGCTTACCTTTCCTTTTTGTACCTAGGGGAATAGTTGATCCCTGTTTCCCTTTTTGTTGACAAGGAAACAATGCATCAGATGCCAGCTGTATAAATACATTCCTGAACATTAAATGGATATGTAGTGAAGTAGAATTATTTTCTATATACATACTACCTCTGCACCCCCCCCCCCTAAAAAAAACTTGATGTTTCAGGATTTTTAGGACAGATTAGTGCTCAACATTAATTAGTCAAGCCATACTAATGAATGAATAAGTCCCTCATTAGAGAAATGCTTGGAGGCATGTGCAGGCTGCAATCTCAAGCTGATATGTGACAAAGCTTTTGTCCAAGAGCTAAAACATCAAGTTTTCTGAGACATAGGGAGTATGTATCATGGGGACACACTTTTCATATGTTGATCTTTTATTGTACTAAGCATGCCATTGATTTTTGACCTACTACCTCTGGTGCTTGATCGTGATATTGTTATTTGTTGGCCTTATCCTTTGACATTCCAGTTTATTGTAATCAGATTGCCTTTTACCCTGAGGTCATGAGTTTATGACCTTTATTTGAAGAGGGTGCATCTTTTATTCACATCTTATGACTTACAAAATTTAATGCATTGCAGGCGCTTTAGATTGGAGAGACAGCTAGCTTCTTCTCAAGTTCCCAAGGAGCAGCAAATCAATTTAATGAAAGATCTTGAGAGGAAGGAAACTGAATACATACGACTTAAAAGGCACAAAATTTGTGTGGATGACTTTGAGCTGCTCACGATTATTGGAAGAGGTGCTTTTGGAGAGGTCTGCAAACTGAATTTTCGTCATATACTTTTCCACATGTACCTATGTCCTATTTATGGCAGTGAATTTAGTTAGTTGCACTAATTTTCTATGTCCATAAATGCTTAAACTCAAGGGAAAGCATGACATGTTCTCTTTGAGATGTGACAACTGTTGCTTTTACCTTTATAGTAACTTATTACTGAGATTTTGTGCTGTTCATAATGTATATGACAGGTTCGATTGTGTCGAGAGAAGACCTCTGGCAACATTTATGCAATGAAAAAGCTCAAGAAGTCTGATATGGTTGTCAGGGGCCAAGTAAGATAGCTTGCATTTCTGGCTATTTTTTATTTCTGTTTTGGAGTTATATTGGCTCTATTGACTGGTTTATATTTCATCTACATACCTgattgaaaatattaattatgtgaAAGTGCCTTTTTCTATTCTGTGAGTTCATTTTCATCTAGTATACTTCTATCCTATCTCTGACAACCAACAGACAGCGGAATAATGAATCAGTAGAATAACTAATGCGTCCATTTACGTTAGTTTCCTGCGAAAGCGAAACCCACATCCCACAGTTTCTCTCACCAAAAGCATTAATTTATAACTGTTTGAACTTCTTTTTGTTGATATAACTATAAAATGATGTGTGAGAGAACCATGAAATTGAAAGCACTAGTGCTGCAAGGGTCAATTTTGCTGAGCTTGGTCTTATCATCCAGaggatattttttttttctgaattaTCCATTTAGTTGGCATGTTTTTGATTATCTTAATTCAGTGACCATGAACTTTGTTTGAGATCAGGCGAACacttgattttatttggatgaCAAATGTTTCTCAGATGAACCTACCATTGTTGTTCAATTCTATTATGTTTAATAAAATCACATATCAAGTGTTGCATCATAGTTGTCAAAATCCTTAGAAATTTGCCTTGACAATGCTTCAGATACTCTGCTAAAGAAAATTTACTAGCTTGAGATCTAACCATTCATGACATGATGTTTGCTATTAAAGGCCCTGCTGTTTTGTTTGCGATGAAATCTCTTTTGATCAGAATCACTCTGATGTTTTTCAAGAGACCATTTAAAAATTGATTAATCAAGGCCCTGCCGTATTGTTTGTGATGAAATCAAAATTACTCTGGTGTTTTTCAAATGACCATAAAAAAACAATTTCCGTCCATTATTGGAGAGTTGAGTTAATGGAGTTCTTTATTATTATCTCTATTAGGTGGAACATGTTAGAGCTGAAAGAAACTTGTTGGCCGAAGTTGCTAGTCACTGCATTGTGAAGCTTTACTATTCTTTCCAAGACACTGAATACCTTTACCTTATTATGGAGTACCTTCCCGGTGGTGATATCATGACCCTTCTCATGAGAGAGGATACCTTGACTGAACATGTGGCGCGGTTCTACATTGCTGAGACAATTCTTGCTATCGAATCCATCCATAAACATAACTACATCCACAGGTTACATATCTTTGTTTAAAGCACCTAATGTATTGTGGTTCTACCATTTTGCTGATTTATATATTTGGTTTGTTATTGTTGCAGAGATATTAAGCCTGATAATTTGCTTCTAGATAAGAATGGTCACATGAAGCTGTCAGATTTTGGGCTGTGCAAGCCAATTGATTGTTCGAAGCTCTCAACTTTGAATGAAGATGAACCCATGGGAGATGACAACTTGAGGGAATCAATGGATATTGATAGTTCCTTGTCTGATACAGCAAATGGTAGAAGATGGAGAAGTCAACACGAACAGCTTCAACACTGGCAGATGAACAGGAGAAAACTGGTATACATATGTACAGTTACCTATTGGGGATGGCATCaatctttatgatttttattttgCTTGGATAATATCTCGTAGCAATCCTTACCAGGAAGAGAATTGATACTCTTTGTGTACAATGTACAACATGATTGCTTCTTATTAGCttttcttactttgaatttatGTTTATGCAGGCATTCTCAACTGTTGGGACACCAGATTATATTGCTCCAGAGGTTCTGCTAAAGAAGGGATATGGAATGGAATGCGATTGGTATACTTTGTTGGAATAATGTTTACATAATCAAGTTAATGCCAAGGTGCTTATATGTGTCTTCAATTTTAATAACTGGTATTTATTGTTCTCTGTTTTATTCCCAGGTGGTCTCTGGGCGCGATCATGTATGAGATGCTAGTTGGGTATCCACCATTTTACGCCGATGATCCAATAACTACATGCCGAAAGGTTTGTTTTTCATTGGTGTTTCATTGGCTCAGTTCTATAATTGTATGTTCTTAATATAGTTTGCTGAATGTTATTTGGCTTAGGCGAAGCTTATAGGCTTGTCATCAAAATAAGGCTAAGTTAGCACAAAAAACTGCTTTAGCTCATGCTGTGAGGTGATACCTAATTACTGCCACTGCATACCTGCATCTTATAGGGCATAGTGTACCCAGTCAGTTTATGGATAGTGTCCAATAGGTTAGCTTCAAGCTGGGTCATTAGGGAAATTAAGTCCCATTAATATCATGACAACTTCTCAAAGTTGCAAATCTTAGCCATAAACGATGTTTTCTGCATTTTATTGGAAACATGTAAAATGCAGGATTGATTTTGATGCATACTACTAAACAGCACTGTATCATTCTGCTAAACTGAAATTTTATGCATAGATCCAATATCCAATGATAGAAGAGACATGGTTCTTTTGATCTCATAATCAGATATGATTCAtaaaaagataaagaaattttaGTGGTGTTTTTCTTTGTTGTCTTCAATTTTAGGGATATATACAACATGTTTACCATTCTTGCACATCAGCCTCATGAATAATTGCAAGCTTATCCTGCCTCTTTTTGGAGTGTTACACTGATATATATTTCGCATTTTTATAGATTGTGCACTGGAGAAACCATTTGAAGTTTCCTGAGGATGCAAAGTTGTCAAATGAAGCAAGAGATCTCATTTGCCGGTTATTATGTGATGTTGACCACAGGATTGGCAGTGCAGGGGCAGATCAAATAAAGGTAGCGCCTGTCACAGGAAAAAATAACTTTTAGTTCTTGTCTTGTTTACTGTGTTTCTTGCTATGTTTACTAAATGTTCTCCTTTACAATTAGGCACATCCTTGGTTCCGAGGAGTTGCATGGGATAAACTTTATGAAATGGAAGCAGCATTTAAGCCTCAAGTAAATGATGAACTGGATACACAGAATTTCATGAAATTTGAGGAAGTAAGTGAATCACTTTGCACTTATTTTTTTTTACTGCTCTACAATTCTTTAAATTGTACACTTAAGTCCATCTGATGCTACAGTGATAGGTTTACTCTTGTTCCTGCTTTGGATTCTTCAAAATGTAAACTTTGTCAATCAACAAACTATTGCCTTCAGAATATGGCATGTAATTAATTGAAAGAGGCCGCTCGTATTATTTGATTGATTTTCTTGCATTTTATTCCACCTTCAAGGAACATTTAaatattttcatgaatgaggctATGTCTGTAACTATGTTTTTGTTCATATTTGCTTGACTATATGGATGCCTAAGTTTCTGCTTTCTGAGCTTGGCACTATTTTTTACTTTCTTGTATATTTTTGTTGTTAGCTCATGAGTCATTTCTCCAACTTATTTCATTATTCTCTGTGGCAGTTGGAAAATCCTCCGGCCAAAACAGGCTCTGGGCCTTCAAGAAAGGTATGCATGTATATTCAGATTCAGAAACTAGTGTAAAAAACACTTGTTAGTGTGCTGTGTAACTGTTTTCCTTAGTTTATTTTCATCAGATTATGATTGTCTCACACCCTCTATTCATGTTGATACAAGCTGTCATGACAAAATTAGGTGGATTATGTTTATACTGGATTATCCATATTCTTATGTATTTTAGAAgtacagaacagtagatcatactAGTATTACTGCTGTAAGGTATAGGATTAATCCGTTGCCTAACAATGGTTATATAAGCTGCTATTTAGAAATGCTTTTGCACCAGTCACCTCGAATTTAAACACCTGCCTGTCTTAGTAGAATTTATGTTCAATTCGTCTTAGATATatacatcttttttttttcctttgcatTCTCAGTCTTATGTATCTTTTATGGAACAAATCTACAGATGATGCTAAACTCCAAAGATCTGAGCTTTGTGGGGTATACATACAAAAACTTTGATGCAGTGAAAGCTATAAAAATTTCAGGTTTGTCTCCTTAATCCTTATGACATCAGTACTCATCaagttgtgtgttgattgtTGAATTCTGCAAGCAGTCATTTTTTCAGGAACCTTAATGTTCCATTGAATTACCAGTATTTACATGCTAGGTGTCAATGGCATCTAAATGGACATTATGCTCTAATGTTACTTCTGAACTGAAAGACTGAAACTATAAATGCATGCAGATCTGCAAAGGAATTCATCTCTAACAAGGCCTTCCATTGGTTCGATATTCGGTAACATATACTTCTGCCAGTGACATGTAACCTCTATTTTGATTACATCCTGCATCTACTCTTATCTTATTCGGTATATTATCGATCTCAGGTCCACCAGGCATGGATTCTCCCATGGAACCAAACGGGAGGGACACACATATGCACACAGTTTCATCTGGTGATCCAATGATTCCCTAACCTGCAGTGCTGTTTGACCTCAGCAAATTTCCGAACTAAATCAGCATGCACGCCTGGATGATGTGGCTCCAGCTGGACAACCTGCTCATTTTTAGCCAGGTTTCTGCTTTTCTTAATCGTGGGCAAGCGATCTGTAGAAATCCACCAAAGCTTCTAGTTGTACAATAGTATGCCACCGACTTTAACAAAGGTCCCATGTACTAAGGGCTCATCAGACATGGGGGCAGGTTTTTTTGGAGAGATTGCACCTTGCGGCTGGCTGCCCAGGTTGGCAGAGCAAATTGCGGCCTTCTCTTGTGGCAGTTCCCGGTCCGCTAACATTTGATCATGGGAGGGAAATAAGATGGTGTTGTTGCGGCAGGAATTCTCATGGGTGAGTTAGTGGTGTTGTTGGTGTTTGATATGTATCAGGAATTTTTCCCATTTGAAGTAGGGTTTTCTGTTAGAGTTGTAGctatttacaaggaacatacttTTACAGCAATATTTCTCATTGATGTATGGAAAACGCGTccttgttcgtttgagcttatcagccgaatctactAGCCatttaacagtgtttttcttttaCAATAAATCAGTCAGTAGTACTTTTTGCTATGGTTATCAGTCATATTTTGGAGATGGAAGTTCGATCTAACTTCTGTGCTTCAAATATGATTCATCCAATATTTTCAGATCGGCGACGATAAAATGAGGGAGGGAGGCAGCCATGGGGGCCTGTTCGCTAGTTTGAACAATTATAGCTGAAattattgttggctgatttattttgAGAAAAAAACATTGTTCGGTGGCAGAAAAAAAATATGGGCTACGCTGCGCCTCTGTGCACCCGCCTTGAAATTTGTCGGCGACGTGTCCAATAACATGGCCCGCATCAGCGCCGGTTTAGAGATGGGAAGGGCGCGGCGGGACACGCATTGAGCAGCCATCTTCTTTTCACCGTTATACCTGTTCCTTTTCTCTGCTAAAAAAAACTGTTCCTTCCTTTTGTTTTCAGTATATAATCTATATTCAATATAAATATGTGCTAGCCAATTTCATCTAAAATTggatggtttttttttttggtggtcGGTTTCATCGGCAGATAGATTCCACTCCACCTAGAGTGGTCGGTTTGGTGGGGTTTAGGGTTTAATAAAACTCAAAGGTGTTTTATGGTTATACTGCAACCGCAGCACAAGTACTCAAGCTCGATGGTTGTATCGTTCCTTTTTTGTTTTCCGTGCCGACATCCTCCCGACTTCTTTATTTTCTAAACCcttttttatagaaaaattaacaTTTATACCTCTAGACAACCTTATTTCGAATATAGACGCAATATCTATGCTGTGATGTTTGGCACCGAGGTTGTATGGCTCAGTGCCACAGGTTTAGGCGCTACATTTACTGTTAAGTCCTCTATAATGTAGCATAGTTAGGTGAGTCGTGGCGCCAACCTTAGCGCTAAGGGTCTGTTTAGATCCTAAATCTTTACATCCCAAAACTTTTGGTTGTAAACTTTACATTCAAATATGTGTTTAGATGCTTCCTAAATTTGTTTGGTCTGCAAGACACATGACACGGGTCCTTAAGCAAGTTTACACAGTTTTAGGGCTTGTCCTAAATTTCAAATCTTTACAGCCAAGTTTTACAAGCTCCTGTTTAGATCCATTCTTCTAAAAAGTGCTCATTTCTCCAAAAGTTTTGGCTGTTTGGCtgtatctaaacaggccctaaatggTATGGCGCCGAGGTTTGGGCCAAAAGCCAGCAGCCCACTCAACCTACCGTTTTCTTCCTTCCAACGTGTTTTCTTTCTTGTGAAAAAATTAACCATGAATTGTTTTAAAAAAAGTTAACAcacctgttcgcttgagcttatcagtcgaatctgccagccattcaacaatgtttttctcttataacaaatcagTCAACAATACTTTCTGTCATGACTTATCAACCAAACatactttctgtcatggcttatTAGCCGTTGGACCTAAGTGATTCGGGACAAAAAGCTAATAGATTTGTGGTGTATTTTACTCTTTTTATTAAATCAGTTAATCATGTGGTTTCCCCTCGTTTTCAGTTGGAGCTAGCTAGGACCTAGGAGTAGCTAggaccttaggccttgttcagttggaaAATTGTTGAGATTTcaagtactgtagcacttttgtttgtatttgacaaatattgttcaatcatgaattaactaggctcaaaagattcgtctcacaaattacgggtaaattatataattagtttttgttttcgtttatatttaatactttatgaatgtgtcgtaagattcgatgtgacagtgaATAACTTTTGGcatttttttttgggaactataAACACAAGGCATCGTACAGCTCACTGGCACCCACAATTCGGTAGTACTAGTCCGTAGTAGTCAGGATTTCAAATTTGACCACAAGCGAAGTGAGCAGCTAGGACGAGGACAGCACATACACGTTTCCATCCACCGAATGTTCTAACCCCTAACAAAAAGCATGCA from Sorghum bicolor cultivar BTx623 chromosome 3, Sorghum_bicolor_NCBIv3, whole genome shotgun sequence encodes the following:
- the LOC8084366 gene encoding serine/threonine-protein kinase tricorner — its product is MESEMADAPAAAAIPAAEPLAAVAEEGEGDAEKGAGAGAAEAVGSTLTMERVAAAKKFIENHYRSQMKNIQERKERRFRLERQLASSQVPKEQQINLMKDLERKETEYIRLKRHKICVDDFELLTIIGRGAFGEVRLCREKTSGNIYAMKKLKKSDMVVRGQVEHVRAERNLLAEVASHCIVKLYYSFQDTEYLYLIMEYLPGGDIMTLLMREDTLTEHVARFYIAETILAIESIHKHNYIHRDIKPDNLLLDKNGHMKLSDFGLCKPIDCSKLSTLNEDEPMGDDNLRESMDIDSSLSDTANGRRWRSQHEQLQHWQMNRRKLAFSTVGTPDYIAPEVLLKKGYGMECDWWSLGAIMYEMLVGYPPFYADDPITTCRKIVHWRNHLKFPEDAKLSNEARDLICRLLCDVDHRIGSAGADQIKAHPWFRGVAWDKLYEMEAAFKPQVNDELDTQNFMKFEELENPPAKTGSGPSRKMMLNSKDLSFVGYTYKNFDAVKAIKISDLQRNSSLTRPSIGSIFGPPGMDSPMEPNGRDTHMHTVSSGDPMIP